A genomic window from Gossypium hirsutum isolate 1008001.06 chromosome D10, Gossypium_hirsutum_v2.1, whole genome shotgun sequence includes:
- the LOC107915854 gene encoding uncharacterized protein: MEVAVEVEDDLFFADLSKQISLLIMDDDDDSVVRYPSVSLQAFTGANYPIAQCPFVQEQMCRRESKGTGVFIPKSSQQPRRKHRQGRYSSSLSSKSNRQLSNSAQMASKASFNNIFYARRG, encoded by the exons ATGGAAGTGGCTGTTGAGGTAGAAGATGATCTGTTTTTTGCAGATTTAAGCAAGCAAATCTCTTTGCTTAtcatggatgatgatgatgactcAGTTGTCAGATATCCCTCAGTTTCTCTccag GCCTTCACTGGTGCGAATTACCCAATAGCACAATGTCCATTTGTTCAAGAACAAATGTGCAGAAGAGAAAGCAAAGGTACTGGAGTTTTTATCCCAAAGTCATCCCAACAACCAAGAAGGAAGCATAGGCAAGGAAGATACAGTTCTTCATTGAGCTCCAAGTCTAACAGGCAGCTTAGTAACAGTGCACAAATGGCTTctaaagcatctttcaataacatttttTACGCAAGGAGGGGCTGA